From Pyrenophora tritici-repentis strain M4 chromosome 1, whole genome shotgun sequence, the proteins below share one genomic window:
- a CDS encoding CypX, Cytochrome P450, with the protein MSQSINIYASNVDEILVPLSNETNFAIKHIFGESSEWKESIIMSDVLRLISRISSRVFLGEELCRNEAWLRVTKDWTVQSFEAASLMTVCPGAFKFLMPRFSKKCKNVLAIYNEARDILEPVLEYRRQLKAEAKRRGMSIPIYNDAIEWAEIESRGRPYSPVDCQLNLSFGAIHTSSALLTQVLTRLSNEPHLITPLRQEIIEVLKAEGMNKNSLYDLKLMDSALKETQRIKPDQMLNLRRMATDNLVTSDGLEIKKGQRVAVDLGNMVDLKAYPEPEKFDIYRYYNMRQNPATAVKSQLVATSVDNLTFGHGNHACPGRFFAANEIKLALCHLLLKYDWELSPDASLEAIYPAAAMSMLDPSNKIRFRRRKAELDIDSLV; encoded by the exons atgagccagtcaatcaacatctacgcctcaaatgttg ACGAGATCTTGGTGCCACTTTCGAATGAGACCAACTTTGCTATCAAGCATATATTCGGCGAGAGTTCAG AATGGAAGGAGTCTATTATCATGAGCGACGTCTTACGCCTAATCTCTCGCATATCCTCACGTGTCTTCCTTGGGGAAGAGTTATGCCGCAACGAAGCATGGCTCCGCGTAACAAAAGATTGGACAGTGCAGTCTTTTGAGGCAGCTAGTCTGATGACTGTATGTCCGGGTGCATTCAAGTTTTTGATGCCTCGGTTCTCAAAGAAGTGCAAAAATGTTCTGGCTATATATAACGAGGCACGTGATATCCTCGAACCAGTCCTTGAATATAGGCGCCAGCTCAAGGCCGAGGCGAAACGCAGGGGCATGTCCATCCCGATCTACAATGACGCAATCGAGTGGGCCGAAATCGAGAGTCGAGGACGCCCATACAGCCCTGTGGACTGCCAATTAAACCTGTCATTTGGTGCAATTCACACGAGCTCAGCCTTGCTCACTCAGGTATTGACGCGTCTTTCTAATGAGCCGCATCTAATCACGCCGCTACGACAAGAAATCATCGAGGTGCTTAAAGCCGAGGGCATGAACAAGAATTCGCTTTACGACCTGAAGCTCATGGACAGTGCGCTTAAAGAAACACAGCGAATAAAACCAGATCAAATGC TAAACCTGAGAAGGATGGCCACGGATAATCTTGTCACCTCTGATGGTCTTGAGATTAAGAAAGGTCAAAGAGTTGCCGTGGATTTGGGCAACATGGTCGACTTAAAGGCATATCCGGAGCCAGAGAAGTTCGACATTTACCGCTACTACAACATGCGACAAAACCCTGCCACCGCCGTCAAGTCCCAGTTAGTCGCCACTAGCGTTGACAATTTAACCTTCGGCCACGGAAACCACGCATGCCCGGGTCGTTTCTTCGCTGCGAACGAGATCAAACTCGCTCTCTGCCACCTCTTGCTAAAATATGATTGGGAATTGTCGCCGGACGCAAGCCTAGAGGCTATATACCCGGCCGCAGCTATGTCGATGCTGGATCCGAGTAACAAAATACGGTTTAGGCGTCGCAAGGCGGAGTTGGATATAGATAGTTTAGTGTAA
- a CDS encoding DDE-3 multi-domain protein: MPGTGHRLQPAVLQAILDRIAACESDRAISRATGASRNTVAKLRLSLEFWGVPYPPRCVRLGRPSILRQAQREGLQAYLNGSPGAYMDEMRDFLYDEYDVRISLASVYRELEKMRWSRKLATKRAKEQSEPLRRLYLARMAQHYKAEQIVALDESACNERTGDRKYGWSPIGEPVELSHSFRRSERWSLLPAMTIDGYISYKIFQGAITSEILEDFLEFQVLPFCNPHPGPASVIVLDNASIHRSERVRVLCQSAGVLLEYLPPYSPDFNPIEKSFKQLKGWMKRNSAQAENFIDFGVFLEYAAQLVCCNINCRSWFHRCGYPY; the protein is encoded by the coding sequence atgccaggcaccggccaccgcttgcagcccgctgttctccaggctatcctcgaccgaattgctgcctgcgaaagtgatcgagccatctctagagctacaggtgcgagccgtaacacagtagcaaagctgaggttgagcttagagttttggggcgtgccttatccgccgcgctgcgttcgacttgggcggccatctatactccggcaagctcagcgcgaaggccttcaggcatacctcaatggctcaccgggcgcatacatggatgagatgagggacttcttgtacgacgagtacgacgttaggataagccttgcgagcgtttaccgagagctagagaagatgagatggtctcgcaagcttgcaacaaagcgggcaaaggagcagagtgagccactccgccgcctctatcttgccaggatggcgcaacactataaggcggagcagatcgttgcgttggacgagagcgcctgcaatgagcgtacgggcgaccgcaagtatggctggtctccaatcggggagccggtggagctatcacacagcttcaggcgatcagaacggtggtcgctgctgccagccatgacgatagatggctacataagctataagatctttcaaggcgcgattacatctgagatcctagaagacttcttagagtttcaagtgctgccgttctgcaatcctcacccagggccagcctcagtaatcgtgcttgataacgcctccatccatcgatcagagcgtgtacgggtgctttgccaaagtgctggagtactccttgagtatctgccgccatactcaccagatttcaaccccatcgagaagagctttaagcagctcaaggggtggatgaaaaggaattcagcgcaagcggagaacttcattgactttggggtctttcttgagtatgcagcgcagctggtgtgctgtaatattaactgcagaagctggttccataggtgtggctatccctattaa
- a CDS encoding MdlB, ABC-type multidrug transport system, ATPase and permease component, translating to MGASGSGEKRDAVVQLDEGSVSALDDQPTMSAWKAYWRVFTYAGRLEVAMISIAGVAAMASGVGIASQNIIFGQFVTVFTDFGSDKAAAADFRNKGSTLALYFFLLGVGRLVMAYIYNSLLTFSAYRIVRNIRHDYLKSALRQEVAYYDLGTSGSIATQAYSSGRLVQGGISEKLGLTVQGLAAFISSFIIAFYTNWKLTLIICGIAPLTVGVMIGCAFIEAGYEAKILEYYALANSFAEGVLSSVRTVHAFEMRTRLVDKFDAFLVKAHWWGDKISLLFGILFSAEYTIIYLGNALAFWRGIHMLANGEIASTGDVFTVLLSVVIAALSITQLAPHSIEFTRAASAAAQLFILIDRKTTIDPFDLSGEQPESLIGDVDLDGVTFSYPTRPNVTVLDNFSIHAPAGKVTALVGHSGSGKSTIVGLLERWYNPTSGSIRLDGRPIESLNIAWLRRNIRLVQQEPVLFRGTVFDNIAHGLNGTSLQAATKEEQMTHVVEAAKIAYAHDFISQLPDGYDTDIGQRGGLLSGGQKQRIAIARSLVSDPKVLLLDEATSALDPYAEGIVQQALDRAAAGRTTIVIAHKLATIRRADNIVVMSKGKILEQGTHDSLIAANGAYSRLVAIQQLTVADEPTPEGSIAGKSSLDEKEGDGLQPSKSLARYATADQADADTQPEQGKYSDDNYKQLGLFTVVWRLVIENPDLKWAYLALVSGCVVSAGLFPGQAVLMAHMIDVFTLPKDEMLDKGDFFAAMFVALAGACLFAYYVMGWGTNTLAQTLAHNLRKQIFNDILRQDLEYFDRPENNIGALASRIDAYPQAVFELMGFNIGFILIAGLSVATCSVLGMVYAWKLGLVIVLAGLPALVGCGWLKMILDGRLDRIIAKRLATSSAIASESTTAIRTVSSLGIESSILSRYTYELDYAINHSLKPLLNVMVWFALTQASEYWFMALGFWYGTRLVSFGEITMVEFFIAYMSVFFCAQSTSQIFQFSTSITKGKNGANAIFWLRQLQPTVRETPDNMDNAPKPGSSVQLSGARFAYPLRPNAPVLKGIDLEAAKGQFIALVGASGCGKSTIISLLERFYDPTGGRILIGQDNLASLNPRKYRSQVGLVQQEPTLFQGTIRDNIALGVDNPNTNTMLQTSDMSDEVIEKALRAANAWDFVSSLPEGINTAAGPNGTQLSGGQRQRIAIARALVRNPRILLLDEATSALDTESEKIVQNALSEAAKEGDRITIAVAHRLSTIKDADQICVFYNGRIVEQGTHAELLSGGENSLYKKMCEAQSLA from the exons ATGGGCGCTTCAGGAAGCGGAGAGAAACGGGATGCCGTGGTACAGCTGGACGAGGGCTCGGTATCAGCATTGGACGATCAGCCTACCATGAGCGCATGGAAAGCCTACTGG AGAGTGTTTACTTATGCTGGCAGACTTGAAGTCGCCATGATCAGCATCGCTGGGGTTGCCGCCATGGCGTCAGGAGTCGGCATCGCCTCTCAGAACATCATCTTTGGTCAATTCGTCACAGTATTCACGGATTTTGGGTCCGACAAGGCCGCTGCAGCCGACTTTAGGAATAAGGGCTCGACCCTGGCACTTTACTTCTTCCTCCTTGGCGTTGGAAGGTTAGTGATGGCGTACATCTACAACTCCCTCCTTACATTCAGCGCCTACCGGATAGTCCGAAACATTCGCCATGACTACCTCAAGTCGGCCCTGCGGCAAGAGGTAGCTTACTACGACCTTGGCACTAGCGGATCCATCGCGACTCAAGCCTACTCCAGTGGCCGTCTTGTGCAGGGTGGCATCTCCGAAAAGCTGGGCCTTACGGTACAGGGCCTAGCAGCTTTCATCAGCTCCTTCATCATAGCATTTTACACCAACTGGAAGCTTACTCTCATCATTTGCGGTATTGCGCCGTTGACTGTTGGTGTTATGATTGGCTGTGCGTTTATCGAAGCTGGATATGAGGCCAAGATTCTTGAATACTATGCTTTGGCCAACTCTTTTGCTGAGGGTGTTCTTTCCAGCGTCCGCACAGTCCATGCGTTTGAGATGAGGACGCGTCTGGTGGACAAGTTCGACGCCTTCCTCGTCAAGGCACATTGGTGGGGTGACAAGATCTCTCTACTATTTGGCATCCTGTTCTCGGCCGAGTACACGATCATTTATCTTGGTAATGCGCTGGCTTTCTGGAGGGGTATCCACATGTTGGCTAATGGTGAGATTGCCTCCACTGGAGACGTCTTCACCGTCCTTCTGTCGGTTGTTATCGCCGCACTCAGCATCACTCAACTCGCGCCCCACTCTATCGAGTTCACTCGCGCTGCCTCTGCTGCTGCCCAGCTCTTTATCCTGATTGACCGGAAGACGACTATCGATCCTTTCGATCTGTCTGGTGAACAGCCAGAATCTCTCATCGGAGATGTCGACCTGGACGGAGTCACGTTCTCGTATCCCACTCGTCCCAATGTTACCGTTTTGGACAACTTCTCGATTCACGCACCTGCGGGCAAGGTCACTGCCCTAGTGGGTCATAGTGGCTCTGGCAAAAGCACCATAGTCGGTCTCTTGGAGCGATGGTACAACCCCACGTCAGGATCTATCAGACTTGATGGGCGACCCATTGAATCTTTGAACATTGCCTGGCTTCGGAGGAACATACGCCTAGTACAACAG GAACCAGTTCTTTTCCGTGGAACAGTTTTTGATAACATCGCACATGGCCTCAACGGTACTTCTCTGCAAGCGGCCACCAAGGAAGAGCAGATGACTCACGTGGTGGAGGCAGCAAAAATTGCGTATGCCCACGACTTCATCTCGCAGCTCCCTGATGGCTACGACACAGACATTGGCCAACGTGGCGGCCTCCTTTCCGGTGGACAGAAACAGCGAATTGCTATTGCGCGGAGTCTGGTTTCTGATCCCAAGGTCCTCCTACTAGACGAAGCGACTAGTGCTCTCGATCCCTACGCAGAGGGCATCGTCCAGCAGGCTCTTGACCGGGCTGCTGCCGGCCGGACCACTATAGTAATCGCGCATAAGCTCGCTACTATCCGTAGAGCAGACAACATCGTCGTCATGTCAAAGGGCAAGATTCTGGAGCAAGGAACTCATGACAGCCTCATCGCCGCAAATGGCGCTTATTCGCGTCTCGTAGCCATCCAACAACTCACCGTTGCGGACGAGCCAACGCCTGAAGGCAGCATTGCAGGAAAGTCGAGCCTGGACGAAAAGGAGGGCGACGGTCTCCAGCCTAGCAAATCCCTCGCTCGGTACGCGACTGCGGACCAAGCAGACGCTGACACGCAGCCCGAACAAGGCAAATACAGTGATGACAACTACAAACAGCTTGGGTTGTTTACTGTTGTCTGGCGGCTAGTCATAGAGAATCCGGACTTGAAGTGGGCATATCTGGCACTGGTCTCTGGCTGTGTGGTCTCTGCTGGCTTGTTTCCTGGTCAAGCGGTTCTCATGGCGCACATGATTGATGTCTTTACATTGCCCAAGGATGAGATGCTGGACAAGGGCGACTTCTTTGCCGCCATGTTCGTCGCACTCGCTGGTGCCTGTCTTTTTGCTTACTACGTCATGGGCTGGGGGACCAATACGCTCGCGCAAACTCTGGCTCATAATCTGCGAAAGCAGATCTTCAACGACATCCTCCGCCAGGATCTCGAGTATTTCGATCGACCGGAAAACAACATTGGAGCTTTGGCGAGTCGTATCGACGCTTACCCCCAGGCGGTGTTTGAGCTGATGGGCTTCAACATCGGGTTCATCCTCATCGCTGGCTTGAGCGTCGCAACTTGCTCTGTCCTGGGTATGGTTTACGCCTGGAAGCTGGGTTTAGTTATCGTTCTCGCCGGTCTTCCTGCTCTTGTCGGATGCGGTTGGCTCAAAATGATCTTGGACGGCAGGCTCGACCGCATCATCGCCAAGAGACTTGCAACCAGCTCTGCCATTGCATCCGAGTCCACGACGGCCATTCGTACCGTGTCTTCGTTGGGCATCGAAAGTTCTATCCTATCGCGATACACGTACGAGCTGGACTATGCAATCAACCACTCGCTAAAGCCACTTCTCAACGTCATGGTGTGGTTTGCTTTGACGCAAGCGTCCGAGTACTGGTTCATGGCTCTGGGATTTTGGTACGGCACTCGCCTTGTCTCTTTCGGGGAGATTACCATGGTCGAGTTCTTCATCGCGTATATGTCTGTCTTCTTTTGCGCACAGTCGACGTCACAGATTTTCCAGTTCTCAACCAGTATAACCAAGGGCAAGAATGGGGCCAACGCAATCTTCTGGCTTCGTCAGCTGCAACCCACGGTTCGCGAAACACCAGACAACATGGATAACGCGCCCAAGCCTGGAAGTTCTGTACAACTAAGCGGCGCACGCTTCGCCTATCCTCTACGCCCAAACGCTCCTGTGCTCAAGGGTATCGACCTTGAAGCTGCCAAAGGCCAATTCATTGCCCTGGTAGGCGCTTCTGGTTGCGGCAAGTCCACAATCATATCCCTGCTCGAACGCTTCTACGATCCCACGGGCGGTCGCATCCTCATTGGCCAAGACAATCTGGCCTCTCTGAACCCTCGCAAGTACAGAAGTCAAGTAGGTCTTGTACAACAAGAGCCGACGCTCTTCCAAGGCACCATTCGCGACAACATTGCGCTCGGCGTAGACAACCCCAACACCAATACAATGCTCCAAACAAGCGACATGTCCGACGAAGTAATCGAAAAAGCACTACGCGCAGCCAACGCCTGGGATTTTGTATCTTCCCTGCCCGAAGGCATCAACACAGCCGCGGGACCGAACGGAACCCAGCTCTCTGGCGGCCAACGCCAACGCATCGCCATTGCACGTGCACTCGTGCGCAACCCGCGCATTCTCCTCCTCGACGAGGCAACGAGCGCACTCGATACCGAGAGTGAGAAGATTGTGCAGAATGCCTTGTCGGAAGCTGCAAAAGAAGGAGATCGCATTACGATTGCTGTTGCACATCGGTTATCGACGATCAAAGATGCAGATCAGATCTGCGTATTCTATAATGGTAGGATTGTGGAGCAAGGCACACATGCCGAGTTGTTGTCGGGTGGAGAAAACAGTTTATATAAGAAGATGTGTGAGGCGCAGAGTTTGGCATAG